The Mesobacillus jeotgali genome window below encodes:
- a CDS encoding carbon starvation CstA family protein — protein sequence MYTFLAGIALLIIGYFTYGKFVEKVFGVNEGRHTPAYTHKDDVDYVPMSTAKNSLIQLLNIAGVGPIFGPIMGALYGPVAFLWIVLGAIFAGAVHDYLTGMISIRNRGAHLPELAGKFLGKVMKHVVNAFAILLLLLVGTVFVTAPAGLLHTLMDGKVTMGIIIAAIFVYYILATLLPVDKIIGRFYPIFGALLLISAVGVGAMLVITGAPIPELSLTNFHPDNAAIFPLLFLTISCGALSGFHATQTPIISRTTQNEKQGRKIFYGMMIAEGVIAMIWAAAAMSLFDGYNGLNDMLANGGPAAIVSEASTAMLGAIGGTLAVLGVIVLPITSGDTAFRSARMIIADYFNFSQKKITSRLWIAVPLFVISFALTKVDFTILWRYFSWANQSTAVIALWVGAMYLFIAKKNYWIAIIPGMFMTAATTSYILNAQIGFGQSLTISNIGALIVTAVITVIFFNAAKKARAKNIPLDEDISNYNKVA from the coding sequence ATGTATACCTTTCTAGCTGGTATCGCACTTTTAATTATTGGTTATTTTACGTATGGCAAGTTTGTAGAAAAGGTTTTCGGGGTGAACGAAGGCCGTCACACTCCGGCTTATACACATAAAGATGACGTTGACTATGTGCCAATGTCCACAGCGAAAAACTCTTTGATTCAGCTTCTTAACATCGCTGGTGTTGGTCCTATTTTCGGGCCGATCATGGGAGCGCTTTATGGACCGGTAGCTTTCCTTTGGATCGTTCTTGGCGCCATCTTCGCTGGTGCTGTCCACGATTACCTAACAGGTATGATTTCAATCCGTAACCGAGGCGCACACCTTCCTGAACTTGCAGGAAAATTCCTCGGTAAAGTCATGAAGCATGTGGTCAATGCATTTGCGATTCTTCTTTTACTATTGGTTGGAACCGTTTTCGTAACTGCTCCAGCTGGTTTGCTTCACACCTTGATGGACGGAAAAGTAACAATGGGCATCATCATCGCCGCAATCTTTGTTTACTATATTTTAGCGACACTGCTTCCTGTTGATAAAATCATCGGCCGCTTCTACCCAATCTTCGGCGCATTGCTGTTAATCAGTGCCGTTGGAGTGGGCGCAATGCTTGTCATCACTGGAGCACCGATTCCTGAATTATCATTGACAAATTTCCACCCTGATAATGCCGCGATTTTCCCGCTCTTGTTCTTAACAATTTCTTGCGGAGCGCTATCAGGTTTCCATGCTACACAAACACCGATCATTTCACGTACAACGCAAAATGAAAAGCAAGGCCGCAAGATTTTCTACGGCATGATGATTGCTGAAGGTGTCATCGCCATGATCTGGGCAGCTGCAGCAATGAGTTTGTTCGATGGCTACAACGGCTTGAATGACATGCTTGCAAACGGCGGACCTGCTGCCATCGTAAGTGAGGCTTCAACAGCGATGCTTGGAGCAATCGGTGGAACTCTTGCAGTTCTTGGTGTAATTGTACTTCCAATCACATCTGGTGACACTGCATTCCGAAGCGCACGTATGATCATCGCTGACTACTTCAATTTTTCACAAAAGAAAATCACTAGCCGCCTTTGGATTGCAGTTCCATTGTTCGTGATCTCTTTCGCACTGACAAAAGTGGATTTCACCATTCTTTGGAGATACTTCTCATGGGCTAACCAATCAACTGCAGTTATCGCACTTTGGGTTGGTGCCATGTACCTGTTCATCGCCAAGAAGAACTACTGGATCGCGATCATTCCTGGTATGTTCATGACAGCAGCAACGACTTCCTATATCCTTAATGCCCAAATCGGATTCGGCCAGTCGCTGACAATTTCCAATATTGGAGCGTTAATTGTAACAGCTGTCATCACGGTTATTTTCTTTAACGCTGCTAAAAAAGCTCGTGCTAAAAACATCCCGCTTGATGAAGATATCTCTAACTACAACAAGGTAGCATAA
- a CDS encoding LytTR family DNA-binding domain-containing protein — protein MDKMIRTLIVDDELYSRDELKHLLQSFPSIQVVGEAESGEAAVMKALQFHPDVIFLDVEMPKMNGMEAAKALMELKKTPLIVFATAYPQFAAEAFRYNAVDYLLKPYDENQLKETVQRIEKNFMMPAEQDSGKQTGKLAVEGDGEIFYLDPKDILYISREEKNSKIITRTREFETKIPLKDLEARLTAYSFFRIHKSYIVNLDYVTRLTPWFNGAYQLEIQGRDEMLSVSRNYVKALRTQLEL, from the coding sequence ATGGACAAGATGATACGTACTCTAATCGTAGATGATGAATTATACAGCCGGGATGAACTGAAGCACTTATTGCAATCCTTCCCCTCCATCCAGGTTGTTGGGGAAGCAGAGTCAGGTGAGGCTGCAGTCATGAAGGCTTTGCAGTTTCATCCTGATGTCATATTCCTGGATGTCGAAATGCCGAAAATGAATGGTATGGAAGCAGCGAAAGCGTTGATGGAACTAAAAAAAACACCGCTGATTGTGTTTGCAACGGCCTATCCGCAATTTGCTGCCGAGGCTTTCAGATACAATGCTGTGGATTACTTGCTAAAACCCTATGACGAAAATCAACTGAAGGAGACGGTTCAAAGAATTGAGAAGAATTTCATGATGCCTGCCGAGCAAGACTCGGGCAAGCAGACTGGAAAGCTCGCCGTCGAAGGTGATGGCGAGATCTTTTATCTCGATCCAAAGGATATCCTTTACATATCAAGAGAAGAAAAGAATTCAAAAATCATCACGAGAACAAGGGAATTCGAAACAAAGATTCCTTTAAAAGACCTTGAAGCCCGGCTGACGGCATACTCTTTTTTCCGGATTCATAAAAGCTATATTGTCAACCTCGATTATGTCACCCGCCTCACTCCATGGTTCAACGGCGCCTATCAACTGGAAATACAAGGCCGGGATGAAATGCTGTCAGTAAGCCGGAATTACGTAAAAGCGCTGAGGACCCAACTGGAATTATAA
- a CDS encoding sensor histidine kinase, producing the protein MFELLITMLERLGIIVTIAFILTRFRFFRGLIYHDSLNRRQQYFAILFFGFFGIIGTYSGMSFSTDNLQFNPWAADLASDEAIANSRVIGIVIAGMLGGYKVGIGAGLIAGLHRFTLGGFTALACGLAAIVAGIIAGRFQKKKNNVNLRTAFLVGAIAETVQMLIILLIAKPYEQAQTLVEIIGVPMIIANGFGSALFLMVIKNVVSEEEKTGAMLAQKTLRIADQTLAYLRKGINQDSARAVCQILHTEVQTSAVAITNQHEILAHIGLADDHHRSTSPIQTQITRDVLKSGKLVVANDETIHCREQSCPLGAAVIAPLKLRDETIGTLKFYFKSEKEITNVVIELIAGLSNLLSNQLEIAEADKAYQLAKEAEIKALQAQISPHFLFNTMNVITSLIRIDPAKARMLLVSLSHFLRQNLNATTLSMTTLEQELAHVKAYLSIEETRFVEKLRVTYDIDEGALPVKIPPLTLQPIVENAVKHGIKNMDHDCQIHISIRKGAKSTIVAVHDNGQGMNQERINQLGKQIIDSETGSGIALFNVNRRLTMNFGESASLRIDSEPGKGTKVSFTIPQAEE; encoded by the coding sequence ATGTTTGAATTACTCATTACGATGCTTGAACGGCTTGGCATCATCGTGACGATTGCATTTATTTTAACGAGGTTCCGCTTCTTCAGGGGATTGATTTACCATGATTCACTGAACAGGCGACAGCAATATTTCGCCATTCTATTCTTTGGTTTTTTCGGGATCATCGGTACGTACTCAGGGATGAGTTTTTCAACGGACAATCTCCAGTTTAATCCCTGGGCTGCTGATCTGGCATCGGATGAAGCCATTGCCAATTCCCGTGTCATCGGGATTGTGATTGCCGGAATGCTTGGCGGCTACAAAGTGGGGATTGGGGCCGGCCTTATCGCTGGTCTGCATCGTTTCACGCTCGGAGGGTTCACCGCTCTTGCCTGCGGGCTTGCTGCCATCGTTGCCGGAATCATCGCCGGCCGTTTTCAAAAGAAGAAAAATAATGTCAACCTACGGACCGCCTTCCTCGTCGGGGCGATTGCCGAAACAGTGCAAATGCTGATTATCCTTTTGATTGCCAAGCCTTATGAGCAAGCGCAAACACTGGTTGAGATCATTGGTGTTCCGATGATCATCGCAAACGGGTTCGGTTCTGCACTATTTTTGATGGTGATCAAGAATGTCGTTTCCGAGGAGGAAAAGACTGGAGCGATGCTTGCGCAAAAAACACTGCGAATCGCCGACCAGACACTCGCATATCTGCGCAAGGGAATCAATCAGGATTCAGCGCGGGCTGTATGCCAGATTTTACACACCGAGGTTCAAACTAGCGCGGTTGCAATTACCAATCAACATGAAATCCTCGCCCATATCGGTCTTGCTGATGACCATCATCGTTCAACAAGCCCTATCCAGACCCAGATTACGAGGGATGTGCTGAAAAGCGGCAAGCTCGTTGTCGCCAATGATGAAACGATCCACTGCCGCGAGCAAAGCTGCCCTCTTGGCGCTGCGGTGATTGCTCCACTGAAACTGCGCGACGAGACGATCGGCACGCTGAAGTTTTATTTTAAATCGGAAAAAGAAATTACCAATGTCGTCATTGAGCTGATAGCCGGGCTCAGTAATCTGCTCAGCAACCAGCTTGAAATCGCTGAAGCCGATAAAGCCTATCAGCTTGCCAAGGAAGCTGAGATTAAGGCCCTTCAGGCCCAAATCAGTCCTCATTTCCTTTTCAATACAATGAATGTCATCACCTCATTGATCAGGATTGATCCTGCAAAAGCGAGGATGCTACTGGTTTCTCTGTCTCATTTCCTGAGGCAGAACTTGAACGCCACTACCTTGTCAATGACGACTCTTGAACAGGAATTGGCTCATGTGAAAGCCTATCTATCCATTGAGGAGACGCGGTTTGTAGAAAAGCTTCGGGTTACCTATGATATTGATGAGGGCGCTTTGCCTGTAAAAATCCCGCCGCTGACGCTGCAGCCAATTGTAGAAAATGCCGTAAAACATGGAATCAAGAATATGGATCATGACTGCCAGATTCATATATCCATTCGCAAGGGCGCTAAAAGCACGATTGTAGCTGTTCACGATAACGGGCAGGGAATGAATCAGGAACGGATCAATCAGCTAGGCAAACAAATCATAGATTCTGAGACCGGAAGCGGAATTGCGCTTTTTAATGTAAATAGAAGACTTACGATGAACTTTGGGGAATCAGCCTCACTGCGGATTGATAGTGAGCCAGGAAAAGGCACGAAGGTTTCCTTTACGATTCCACAAGCGGAGGAATGA
- a CDS encoding DUF4097 domain-containing protein, with protein MKKILIIFLVITGAYIGWNYMFDGSGVNFAQAEDAVKVTNDTDKISIDVSSVETVIVPEERDDVRAELEGEGTVKVKKHGDEIKVSVKRKGFFWFNWFEMDKTTMTVYIPEDYEKDMNIELGSGEIVFKGESADNPMKLRDLSLNIGSGRAALENFVVEELVNHSSSGEVEMNSINAEAGSFDVSSGSVHVKNYSGKLDADVSSGELEIQMDQLFDDVSLDVSSGYIGLDLPEDAGFTLNGKVSSGNISSDFPLQDKEQSDNRLGGKHGSGKFEIDADVSSGNINIK; from the coding sequence ATGAAAAAGATTTTAATTATTTTCCTGGTGATTACCGGGGCTTATATTGGTTGGAATTATATGTTCGATGGAAGTGGAGTGAACTTTGCACAGGCGGAAGACGCAGTGAAGGTGACCAATGATACGGATAAAATCAGTATTGATGTATCAAGCGTCGAGACAGTGATTGTGCCAGAGGAGCGCGATGATGTCCGCGCCGAGCTGGAGGGCGAAGGAACGGTTAAAGTTAAGAAGCACGGTGATGAAATTAAGGTTTCTGTGAAACGGAAAGGCTTCTTCTGGTTCAACTGGTTTGAGATGGATAAAACTACTATGACAGTTTATATCCCAGAAGATTATGAAAAGGATATGAACATCGAGCTCGGTTCCGGGGAGATTGTTTTTAAAGGTGAATCTGCTGATAACCCTATGAAGCTAAGAGATCTTTCACTCAATATCGGTTCGGGAAGGGCCGCATTGGAAAATTTTGTCGTTGAAGAACTGGTAAACCATAGCTCATCTGGTGAGGTTGAAATGAATTCCATTAATGCTGAAGCCGGTTCATTTGATGTCAGCTCCGGAAGCGTCCATGTCAAAAACTATTCTGGAAAGTTGGATGCAGATGTTTCCTCCGGTGAGCTGGAAATCCAGATGGACCAGTTGTTCGATGATGTCAGCCTCGACGTCAGCTCCGGCTATATCGGATTGGATCTGCCCGAAGATGCCGGCTTCACATTGAATGGAAAAGTAAGCAGCGGGAACATATCAAGCGATTTTCCGCTTCAGGACAAAGAACAGTCTGACAACCGCCTGGGCGGCAAGCACGGAAGCGGCAAATTTGAAATCGACGCTGATGTATCAAGCGGGAATATTAATATAAAGTAG
- the pepT gene encoding peptidase T produces MKNEIIERFTSYVKVDTQSNENSETTPSTEGQLTLANMLVEELKSIGMEEVSIDDNGYVMATLPANTDKNVPTIGFLAHVDTATDFTGKNVNPQIVENFDGNQIILNEEQNIILSPADFPELPQYKGHTLITTDGTTLLGADNKAGIAEIMTAMDYLIQHPDIKHGKIRVAFTPDEEIGRGPHKFDVEAFNAKFAYTVDGGPLGELEYESFNAASAKVTFKGKNVHPGTAKGKMVNSAKIAMEFNSKLPAEEAPEHTEGYEGFFHLSSINGDVEETTLHYIIRDFESDSFQARKDLMQKITNELRLTYGETRVELEMNDQYYNMKDKIEPVKEIVDIAYEAMENLGIKPIVKPIRGGTDGSQLSYMGLPTPNIFTGGENFHGRFEYISVDNMMKSVETIVEIAKLFEAKA; encoded by the coding sequence ATGAAAAACGAGATTATCGAAAGATTCACCTCATATGTAAAAGTGGATACTCAATCGAATGAAAACAGTGAAACCACTCCTTCAACAGAAGGCCAGCTCACTCTTGCCAATATGCTGGTCGAAGAATTGAAATCAATCGGCATGGAAGAAGTCAGTATTGACGACAATGGTTATGTAATGGCCACCCTTCCAGCCAATACGGATAAAAATGTGCCAACCATTGGCTTCCTGGCTCACGTTGATACAGCAACCGATTTTACCGGCAAAAATGTGAATCCACAGATTGTGGAAAACTTCGATGGCAACCAGATCATCCTGAACGAGGAACAGAATATCATTCTGTCTCCTGCGGATTTTCCGGAGCTGCCTCAATATAAAGGGCATACGCTGATCACCACAGATGGAACGACACTCCTCGGTGCGGATAATAAAGCAGGAATTGCTGAAATCATGACAGCAATGGATTACTTGATTCAGCATCCTGATATCAAGCATGGGAAGATTCGTGTTGCATTCACGCCAGATGAGGAAATTGGCAGAGGCCCGCATAAGTTCGATGTTGAAGCATTCAATGCGAAATTCGCTTATACTGTTGACGGCGGACCGCTTGGCGAACTGGAGTATGAAAGCTTTAATGCCGCAAGCGCCAAGGTTACTTTTAAAGGCAAGAACGTCCACCCGGGAACAGCAAAAGGGAAAATGGTGAACTCAGCCAAAATAGCAATGGAATTCAACAGCAAGCTTCCTGCCGAAGAAGCACCAGAGCATACGGAAGGGTATGAAGGCTTCTTCCACCTTAGCTCGATCAACGGTGATGTGGAGGAAACAACGCTTCACTATATTATCCGTGACTTTGAGTCTGACAGCTTCCAGGCACGCAAGGACTTGATGCAGAAGATCACCAATGAATTGAGACTGACTTACGGCGAGACACGAGTCGAACTTGAAATGAATGACCAGTATTATAATATGAAGGATAAAATCGAGCCGGTGAAGGAAATCGTCGACATCGCCTATGAAGCAATGGAAAACCTCGGCATAAAGCCGATCGTCAAACCGATCCGCGGCGGTACAGACGGTTCCCAGCTTAGCTATATGGGACTGCCGACACCGAATATTTTTACAGGCGGAGAGAATTTCCACGGAAGATTCGAATATATCTCTGTTGATAACATGATGAAATCAGTAGAAACAATTGTAGAAATAGCTAAACTTTTTGAAGCAAAGGCCTAA
- the thiM gene encoding hydroxyethylthiazole kinase yields MEKREIAGLLERVRRENPLVHNITNVVVTNFTANGLLALGASPVMAYAHEEVAEMAGMAGSLVLNIGTLRPEVVESMLIAGSAANEKGVPVILDPVGAGATAYRTETARRLMEELEICIIRGNAAEIANVAGETWSIRGVDAGNSDGDVIELAESAALKLNTIVALTGKEDVITDGKSTFVVSNGHPILTKVTGTGCLLTSVIGAFTAVEKDFLKAANAALIIYGVAAEVAADKSAMHGPGSFQAEFLNQLYHLDTEEIFKRSSFHKRR; encoded by the coding sequence ATGGAAAAAAGGGAGATTGCTGGCTTGCTAGAAAGAGTCAGGAGGGAGAATCCGCTCGTACATAATATCACCAATGTTGTGGTCACCAATTTTACCGCTAATGGACTGCTGGCTTTGGGCGCATCTCCTGTGATGGCTTATGCACACGAGGAAGTCGCTGAAATGGCAGGCATGGCTGGGAGCCTTGTACTGAACATCGGAACATTGCGCCCTGAAGTTGTAGAGTCGATGCTGATTGCCGGAAGTGCGGCAAATGAAAAGGGCGTGCCAGTGATCCTTGATCCGGTGGGCGCTGGGGCAACTGCTTATCGAACTGAAACAGCAAGAAGGCTGATGGAGGAATTAGAGATTTGTATTATCAGGGGAAATGCTGCGGAAATAGCGAATGTGGCCGGTGAAACCTGGAGCATACGCGGCGTTGACGCAGGAAACTCAGATGGGGATGTAATCGAGCTGGCTGAATCCGCAGCGCTAAAATTGAACACGATTGTGGCGCTGACAGGGAAGGAAGATGTTATTACAGATGGGAAATCAACGTTTGTCGTCAGCAATGGACACCCCATCCTTACGAAGGTAACGGGTACAGGATGCCTGCTGACTTCGGTCATTGGGGCATTCACAGCTGTGGAGAAGGATTTTCTGAAAGCAGCAAATGCTGCACTGATTATTTATGGAGTAGCAGCAGAAGTTGCCGCTGACAAAAGCGCCATGCATGGACCGGGAAGTTTTCAAGCAGAGTTCCTGAACCAGCTGTACCACTTGGATACTGAGGAAATCTTTAAAAGAAGTTCTTTTCATAAAAGGAGGTAA